From the genome of Pieris brassicae chromosome Z, ilPieBrab1.1, whole genome shotgun sequence:
TTATTATAGACGACAATACCTGTTGGATAAACCGGAATTCCGCGAAAGAAATCACTGATTCTATGTATcgtgataaattatttcttacgtAAACTCTGTTACGTGCAAAAAActtattcttttgtttctattaaatttacatttttaatctattaattaataattaaagatataatattaagaactCTCTTTCACAAtttggtgtaatttttttacaacaaataaGTAGAGCACAAGAAACTGGCTTTTTTTAGGCTACCTACTAACACCTATGTGATGCAACTGTAGTCATGAAAAGTCAATTATAAGGTATTATGTTATACTCAATTACTCTTATGTCCTTGAGGTTTTACGATTACGTTACCGCATATAAGATGCTGATCACATTTAAATAGGCAGCAAAAATGACACGCAAAAGGTATCGTAGTTAAAAGATTTCTGAGTTTCGTCATAGTAATATGGCTTGGAATATATTACTTAACGAGGCCAACTGTAGCATTTAGCTGaattttgagtttattatttatacagtgagaataaatattgttaataatccgcaaaatttaatcttaaatttGTAGTCCCTAATTACCTAATGAGACATCGAACATAGATTTTAAAgtcaaattaacaattaaaacgaCCAAACAAAACTTTTCCAAGAAATCTAACCCAGTACCTACAGAGACAATAGATAAGTGCACGTAAAATCAgcatattagatattttaattcatttaataaataataataatattaaattgtccTAGATGCGGATTTTAATATCACTTGCAATATTGGTGGGAGTGGCATGGTGTTTCGAGGAGGATAATTGGCAACCCATTGCACCAGAACCACGCGTTTACGCAAGCCTGACGCCAAATGACAGATCTATCGAGCGAaggtaaagaaaataaaaaagatatatatagagaatattataatataatattaattaaatatagtttgaaTTGAAAGATAATTGTAGCACCAGCACCTAAACTAATACCTAGTAGTGCATTAATTTGTTCAACAATGGCTGGAACTAATAGTACGACGGATTATCGATTTACTGGAAGACAAATAATAGGATCTTAGATCAaaggagttattatattacgtCGTACGCTATAGGCCTTTATTAACCTAACCTGTTTCCTGTCTGTAGGTTTCTCAGCAACTAATACAAAGCGTCATGAAACTACCTATGTACACGTCTCCTCCTATCATAGAATTCTGAACAAATGAGTTTGCTCAGAACTTTTCtttcaaaaacataattaaaatgcatAAGCTATTTTCGATTTAATTCagtatattttctttctagCCCCCAGTTGAAAATTTTGAACAGAAGACCGGTTTTCAGCAACGTCCAATCGTTCGAAACAAACAAAGTGTCGAGCCCTTACAACGTAGCTCCTACAAACGATGCTGATACCTGCAGCGTCTACAAGGTGTCCATGAATCAGGAACTATTCTATCAGTACCTCGAATACGATTCAATGATTCCAGATCTTAAGGAGTTCACACTGTGCATGTGGGCCAAGTTCCACAACCATTCGTCTGACCATCCTTTATTTTCGTATGCAGGTAATATACTAGCACTTCAATcatcaaaataaatactgCCTTACGTAAGACGCAAGTCCTACATAGTAATAGTATTGAAGTACTAAGTACCTATACTTTCACTTTTTGTAGGCATAATAGGAACTGGTGTAAAGCTTCGAATGAAACACGTTTCAATTATGTATCATATCGTCTgtgtttacatattttaggCAGCAAAACACTTCATACCATGATTTCAATTTTCTAAGCTATTGCTTACTTAACAGATATAGCTATTAGAACAAAGCTAAGTCTTTTACGGAAGTCTACGAGCTACcagataatttaaatgtttctgtttctctaaataattaagaacgAATACTACATTTCGTATATAATTAAGGTTTAAAGTTCTGTTACCAAAACAACGGTAAGTGAACAATAGTGCTCCAGagtgataaataatttatttttctttaaacattcCTAGATGTGCTTTGTATATTTTGCAGTGGTAATGACATAGATCGCAAAGTgctataataaagtttttacgATTTTCAAGtaagaattatttacttaaacttGTACAGTGTActtgtaagtgcgtgctcctatttcaccatgcatgatttcatgtggaacatggtgtgatggttgcagctccttactaACGTAtcgtaatacaaaaaaaaacttggcgattaaaaggaGTGGCGGacagtttattgccagttgttctctgttctacgcccttgatttgagaattggcagtaaatgtaaaagcatttaatgtagatttcttttttattgacgttcataattgtacattgtgttacctacatgaataaatgatttttgactttgatatatttttttataatttaaattttaacagtcGAAGGCAATCCTAAAGAGATTTCTGCTTGGATCTCAAACACTGGAGAGGCAAGCTACTTCAGCATGGCTGTACATGGCCAAACATTTTTCCGACTCAACTACCCCATAAAGTTAAACACGtaagtaaataaagaaaacaatagtTGGATACaattattagaataattaaacaattggCAGTGCTTTAACTTTCTCTCCCTCTCATTAAGACAACAACgttaaaaaatgcaaaaatttattaaaatactcagATAAACgtataaacaaaattggtTTATGTGAGTTATCTCTGCCTTTTGTATAAAGGCCGTACACGTAAACACTTTACATCACCTCTtgtaaattttagtaaattcgacttaatttaaaagagttattgatttaatatttttaacattccaGGTGGTATCATAGCTGTCAGTCATGGAACGGCAGAACTGGAGAGTGGCAAATATGGATTAACACCGAGAGAGTCGGTAGAGGATTCCATAATAGGgtatgattatatatttttatgtcccaatttgttaaaataaatataatgctaAAGATAAGTTTATATCCGTGGAAAAGATAAACCGCTAGTTTTACTCACTAATTATGACTATGACAGGACCAAACAAGAGAAGTTAtagatctaataaaaaaaaatattatacaacatcataattttataagtaccATAATTTTGCTTAGCAGCGTAATACTTCTATGATACAAGTTTCTACtagaaataatatgaatatgttGCATTTAAGACAATACAAAAGTACCGGTACATATTGAAACACTTTTTACTAATGATTTCAGAATAGTCCAAatcatacaatataaaaataataattatcagacGCTGCAGTTGTCattcagtttaaaaatatatcgtcTTTAATATGAAACTAGTTCACAATTATTcggggcattttattcaactGGTGCGAGATACTAACTTTTGTATTCTCTTATTTAGGCCAAACCTGTATTTTAGCTATCCGTATATTCAGCTTTTAACTTAAACACCGATTATTCTTTTTCGTGAAAAAATTTGAGTGTAATTTGGAGAGAAAATCGGCATAATTATGATGTTAAAATTCCCCAAATAGCTTACGTACGTATCAGAATATATTTCGCCAATTATGTTCTGTTACCTTTTTGTAATTAGTCTTTATAAGGAAgcgaattatttcatttgctATTTATTGGGCTGTCTTTGTTCTTTAATTCGAAGCTTATTTACAattgatacaaataaatttcaaatcgCGTTActatttttgtcttttttaattgcattaaaaacTATCTTGAATTATGTACGTATTTTGGTACGCTAAGCCATGACGTGTGTGAACCTTTAAAAACTTGTATGTTTTTAGCTTGTGGGACACATTATTAAGGGTGGAGGCAAAGTTATAAGTGGACAAGAACAATCACTACTCTATAAAAGTGATGGTTTGGAATCGGTAAAGAGTGAGTGCTAGATTTTAATACAGTAGATTTTTGTTGATATATTAGATAGACaccatacaatatttttttatttttaaggtcAATCTGGTTTAGTCGGAGAAATAACAATGCTACAGCTATATCACGTTGCATTGACAGCTGGTAAAGCACACAGAGACCACAAACATCATCACGCTCATCGCTTTACCCACGATGGCTCCATCATAGAAACAGCTTCAGAGTTTGCCACTGAACCTCCACCACCAGAACCTACTCCGTTAGGCAATGGCCATTTCTTAATTGGTGGACAGTTGCAGAAACCTTCCCACATCAATGTCGCAATGCCACCTCAATCCAATATGTTAACAGCACAGATTCCAAACGACCTTCAAATTCAACAAGATTTAGTTAACAAATATCAGTTAGTAAATGGTATAACCCAAATTCCTTTGAACCATATCGGAAACAGACCGCAGAATTTACCCCTAAGTGGGCTACATCTTAATATACAACGATATCCTAACAGACCGTTTGGTCAAGGGAAAGGAACGAGTGTTTCATTATCAGGTTCACTATTGAATCCCGCTAATGTCCAATATATTGACGATACAGTTTCCCGTAACTTATTCAAAAGGAATTCAAATAAACGTGATAAAAGAGATAATCCTGAAAAGGAACTAGCAGAGGAAATCAATTCAggtgatatttttaaacatatttgtatttcatatgaaaaattactagttcatattaaacttatttatgttCTTTCAGGTAAAAAGGATAAACGCGGACTCGTAGCACTATCCGATGGATCGATAATAGATGAAGCTTTGCTGAGTCCTGATCTCATCGATGATAATAAAGCTGATGAAGTTTTATTCCAACAGTCGCTGTTAAGCGGTTTAGCAGGTGTTGTTGGAAATTTGCCAGTGCAAAATCTTCAAAAGATGACCGTAAGTATACCTCGAAAAAAATGTTGAAGAAAAGAAACTCCAATctatatatcaattaataaaacctaattAACTTCCACCAATGTTGAAAAGCAATTACATGTTAAAAGTTCACCGGACTTAAGAACAATAAATGTCccaattaatattgaattatagGTGGATGAGAGAGAGCCAGCTGAAGCAGAAGTCAAAGCAGTCATGAAAGTTTGTAGTGGGTGCACACCGGAACCGTTCAAAAAGGTTCTCGTGCTTTCGTGGAGGTCGACACCCAAGAAATTATACAGCGGAGCGCATTATTACAAAGGACTACCTATATGTAAAGCGTTCTAAATTTTTACaaggttataaataattatatcgtaAAGTTTGAACAACACACtccagttaaaatattttattaatattctggGATGTAGATATTCTTGAGGTTACAATTCAATACCGGCTTGCCATTTATaaccataatttattttaggtttagaagatttatgttaaattaataagcttgttatttttcttaagaaGTTATTAACATTGTTTCTAAAATTTcctagtaatataaataaaaaataaatacatttaaaaaaatgttatgtttcaATTTCCTACGATCGtgacataaacaaaatatagttaCACTTAAACCTCGTCACCGTCGTCGTCGTCTCGAATCTCAACCTAAGTACTcataatacctatatatatattacttaatgaTAGatgcttaatattttttggtaataaataaaccatgTGAGATTCACGAAATAAGTGATGATATGTGTATCAACATAATTTACATCTTTCTCTTTGttgtttccattattttaagATAGAACTCAATCATTTAGGTACAGGTTCACATAATAGATCGGATACAATTTTAGCCAGCACACtgataactaataattaataattgtgaaGTAAAAGCTAAAATGAAAAACAGTATAaaactatactatatatatatatcttggTATGATATCAGTTGGCATATATATATGCCCACTGATATCAAGACCACTGCTAAACGATTGATAGGAAGAAAGTGTTCTGGAATCGAAAAGAGACAGCCATATTTTTAGAAACGAATACATGACTTTTATAATTTGGCCCTGTActacaaaagttttaaattaaattaatcagtTTTAACTTGGCGATTacaaagagtggcggaaagtttcttgccagtttttcttacccgctctacgcccttcacttgcgaactggtagtaaattgtatatttacaattaatttaacttatttttggCGTTCATAAGTgaacttgtttacctatatgaataaagatattttgagtttgagtttgaaagAACATCACTTTATACGTGTTAACTTACACgattataagtataattaattaaatttaattcaattaactgaaatctattttataaCGTAATTTCCCTCGATGCCGTTTTTTTGCAAAATCGGAATCTCTGACCCTTTTGCTGGACTTTACCTCTTAACGAGttgttgttttatattgaCTGTTACGTCTCTTAATGCTTTACGTAAACTAAGGTAGTTATAAAGTACGGTAAGATTTTGAAGGTAGAAATAGCACGTTTAATAGAAATTAGTATACAACgcactaaaatatatagagcACTGCCGAGAgattaatagttatttataatatatattattttattgtcacTTTCCGATATTCCTTGTTCATTTGTTGGGACGAAAAATTTAGgaaataaacacttttttgaatgaaatatattaaagtatgaataGCATCCATTATCAGTGACTTACCTTTGCTTTGTGAATGTTGTGAATGTGGTCGGAATCGATTTCTGGCTCGCTGAAGTATGTACTTTGATCCTGAAAACAAAACCAACTTTTAActgtttcttttaattaaaatatgttcttTATCATGTAAACACATGAAAATaggaaaacaatattatataagtcttaatcaaattttgaattacaatttttaatacctaaaataaaataataatataaaatgttgtcTATTTTATTCATTGATTATCGATGACCAAACAAGAAATAAAAGCTTTATGTATCAATGTATATGGTAGAATAAGCaaggtttttatataatttttaattacctcCAAATTAGCGTTTGATGAATTGCTGGCGGCTAGCGCTGGAAGCCTGACTGAACCAACACCCAGAGCTCCAGGAAAGACACCACCGTTTAAATCTTTAGACTCAAACAATCGAAGAACGGAGCGGTCCCTGATGTCCCGAAGATGAGCCctacacaaatataaaacacttGTTACACCACAACAGGTCTTGAGCTTAGTTACACAGACTTTCtatatcgttatttttcaaaaaacatAGAAACTAGAACCCAGGTCTAAACGTTTTTTGACAATGCCAGCAACCGACCGGCAcatacttaaattaatatttattttaatttactatatctaatttaactatcTATTTGTTAAGATGAAACAGAATTAAAACTCTTTAACTCcacaaataatgttattaaacttCACATTAGTCAAACTTACGGACACCGATAATCATGTTCAtgtataatatgatttttcattttcGAAAAATCAACAGAAACTTTTACTATACTCTGAAAATCGTTTGATATGAACAGTGGTCGGAAATACACTGAAAATTTATATGGGAGGCAGCATGTGTATCGCGCAAGGCAGGTAACGCCCTCTTACTATTTCATACTGTATTAACATATTACGAACAACCAATCTATACAATTTCTACTAAAAGATCATATAGAGTATTTGGACAATCCACGATTAAGATCgccttttacataaaaaaattacaaatagctCGTCAATGTTTTGCCCTTATCACTTCTGTACAAATAAACGAAACAATGCATGCTATTGCGTCGTATAGATAGCCAACATACCTGTGGTCTTCTAGTTCATAGAACATATCCTTTGAGCTGTCATGTATATAAACCTTGACTAATGGACTATCTAAGTAATCCATTGTGAGCTGCTTCGGAAAACTTCGTACAAATAAAGCTTTTACGGTGTCGAGCGATGTGATTTCATTCGGTAGCAGAGCCCTTTTAGTCTCGTTGCGGTATTGTAAAAACACAAGACCTAAAAATGCCCTTAATACTCTTAAATGTGTTCACCAAATGTTAGCTTACTATTTCAATAGATAAGGAAAAGGTTAAAACCAAGGGAGATTACTACGCTATATAGGTTTGTTAGGATGGTGTACATCACCATCAACAGGTAAGATTTATAATACAACATCCAATAATCGAATACATTTGAACATACATAAATTAGTATTGATTATTCACATTaaaaatcacattaaaaaaacacacaattattaacaattttgtataaagaATGGCAGGCGAGTagtgatatttgtaattataccAACAGCCTATTTTAATGTCaattaatctttaaatttatttaaatgcaaaTGGAAAAGCAAATCAGTGTACAATTGCGCAATACAAGTTTACATGTGTTTACAATtgaaatgaaagaaaatataatgtttgcGCTTTATTGTAATGAGTACGTtacttaatttagttttaaaatcggtattgtattttttgaatttttatattattaatgtctGGAAGAAACTGCGGACGGTCTTACTGCCAAGTAATTTCCATTTAATTTTTCAGTCCAATTTACATACTTTGgcttcatttatttatgtttattaattggCCATATTGCCATTCAACCGatgaaaaatgtttaactGGTCATTTAAAGCCGAACGAAGCCAA
Proteins encoded in this window:
- the LOC123718394 gene encoding uncharacterized protein LOC123718394 encodes the protein MRILISLAILVGVAWCFEEDNWQPIAPEPRVYASLTPNDRSIERSPQLKILNRRPVFSNVQSFETNKVSSPYNVAPTNDADTCSVYKVSMNQELFYQYLEYDSMIPDLKEFTLCMWAKFHNHSSDHPLFSYAVEGNPKEISAWISNTGEASYFSMAVHGQTFFRLNYPIKLNTWYHSCQSWNGRTGEWQIWINTERVGRGFHNRLVGHIIKGGGKVISGQEQSLLYKSDGLESVKSQSGLVGEITMLQLYHVALTAGKAHRDHKHHHAHRFTHDGSIIETASEFATEPPPPEPTPLGNGHFLIGGQLQKPSHINVAMPPQSNMLTAQIPNDLQIQQDLVNKYQLVNGITQIPLNHIGNRPQNLPLSGLHLNIQRYPNRPFGQGKGTSVSLSGSLLNPANVQYIDDTVSRNLFKRNSNKRDKRDNPEKELAEEINSGKKDKRGLVALSDGSIIDEALLSPDLIDDNKADEVLFQQSLLSGLAGVVGNLPVQNLQKMTVDEREPAEAEVKAVMKVCSGCTPEPFKKVLVLSWRSTPKKLYSGAHYYKGLPICKAF